The following DNA comes from Alienimonas californiensis.
AAGTTCGTCGAGCGCCTTCCCGATCGTCGTGATGTCCGAGGAAAAGGGTTGGCGCGCCCTATCCTGAGCCTTCTTGAGGTCGCCTGCGGACAGCTCTTCGTCCGCCTCCGCCGCGACCTTCTCGACCGCCTCGTCCCGACGGGATTCCCGATCGGCGAGCATCCGTTCTAAATGCGCGATTTGCTCTTCTCCCCGGGAAATCCGATCCGACTGAAAACACGCCCGCCCCACGAAACGCAGGCGTTGCACCTGCTCCGGGAGATTCTCGACGTGCCCGAGGTAGGGCGTTTCGCTGTACGCCAACAGCTCGTCCCACATCTCGAACCGGCTCAGCGTCTCGAACAACCGGCGGCGGCCGTAGCGGGCGCTGCCGTTCTTGTCGAAGTGGTTATGTTCGGGATGGCGCGGGAGCTCCGTCATGTTGCAGGCCAGGTCGATCGCGTCCGACGCCCGTCCCAGATTGACGAGATTACGAATCAGCCACTCGTTGTTGTGCGCGAAGTTGTGGATCCGGTCGGGCAATACGCGATCCCGCATCATCTGGGCGTGATCGACCCGCGCGGAGGCTTCCTGTTGCCAGGCGGCGTCGTCGTATCGCTTGAGCTTCGAGTAGATATGCCCCGGCATGTGCCACATATGTGCGACGCCGGGCGCCGACTGGCCGCACAGGGCCGCGGAGGCCAGGGCCTTTTCGGGACGCTTCCGGTCCCAGAGATGAATGCGATAGTGATGACTCGGATGCAGCGGCCGCGCCTCGAAAACCTCCCCCAGGAGCGCGTCGGCGGCGAGGTAGCTGCTGACGGGGATCCCCGCCCTGTCGTTCAGCCAGATCTGCAAACAGAGGAACGCCTTGGCTTCGAGGTCGTCCGGATGTTCGAGCACGATCTCTTCCAGGGCCTCGGTGTACTTCTGATTGCGGCCACGTCGATCGTCCTGCGCGGCGTCGTGGTACGCGTGGAGCGCGTCGAGATATCGCGCCTCCCGCTTCGTCGCGCCGTCTTTGTGCGCCAGCGCCTTCTCGATAAATCCTTTGGCCCGTTCACGGTTGCTCGTGTTGGCCATGGCCATGCCCCAGTAGGCCATGGCGCACTCCGGATCGAGAGCGGCCGCCTGTCGAAACGACCGCTCCGCCTCGAAGTACCAGAACCCGTGGAGCTGGCCGACGCCCTGGTTGACGAACCGCTGAACTTCGGGATCGTCCGTCGTCACCGGGAAGTCGATCGCGCCGGTCCCGCCCATCAGGTAAGCCGCCTGGCGGGGCCCGTCGTTAAAGACCTCCCCGTGCTCCGAGTGCCCGGCGGGCGTTTCGGGCGCCGGCGTCCCGCCGGTTTCCGACGCCGGTTCCTCGGAGCGTCCGGCCGGGAGCAGCACGACGCTCAAAAGCACACCGACGGCGACTCTATGGAAGAACATTCGGGAGCGACTTTACAGGCGGGGAAGGGCCGACGCGGATCGGCCCCGTTGCGATGCCGGCCCCATTCTGTCGGCGAGCGTCCCGCCAACAAGGCATTCCCGCCGGACGTCTGCGGGGACAGCTGAACGTGTCGGCCGAGGACGTGCTGCCTTTGTCGAGTGCGACCGAAAATCGGGAGGAGTTCCGGCTGGAGTCGACCAGCACTTGTTCAGACTGCGGCGGGAGCGGGAAGTCCGTCGGACTGCAGTCAGTCGGCCCGTTCAGTCTTCTGCTGTGGAGATTGCTCGGTGCCGGGCCGTGGGTTCGGGATGGGCGTTATGCCTCGCACTCCAGGAACTTGCAGTGCCCCGGACTGGAGTCGCTCCTCAATTCGAACGCTCCAGGAACGCGAATAGGTCGGCCATCTGCTGCGGCGTGATCTCCCGTTCGAGTCCCTCCGGCATCAGCGACAGGCCGCTGCTTTGGAGCAGTTCGATCTCGTCCCGGCGGATCGTCAGGTCCGGCTGATCGACGCGGCGGAGCGTCACGCCGGTCGCGGACTGTTCGACGATCAGGCCGGTGTGCGTCCGGCCGTCCTCCAGCAGCGCCACGTAGCTGAGGTATTCCGGGTTCGCCTCGCGGTTCGGGTCCAGCACGTTGACCAGCAGGGTCTCCCGCCCGCGGGCGGTCGCGGCCACGAGGTTCGGGCCGATCGTCGCCCCCTCCTCGCCCACGCGGTGGCAGGTCGCGCAGTGTTTGAGGAAGACGTTTCGTCCGGCCGCGGCGTCGCCCGGCCGGGTCAGCGCGGCGCCGTATTGGGCGAGAGCCTCGGCCCGGCTGCCGACGTCGACCTTCGCGAGGATCGCGTCGATGCGGGCGGCGGTCTCCGCGTCCACGGCGAGCCGGTGCAGCCGCAGTCGTTCCGGGCTCCACCGGGAGCGGGGCACCTCGCCGGATTCGATCGCCGTCAGCAGCGCGTCGTTCCACTGGATGCGGGACAGCAGCGTGTCGAAGACCGCGTTCTGCAACTCCGGGCCGAGGTTCGGCCAACGCCGAACCAACTCCTCCCCGAGCGCGTCGTCGTCCAATGCGGAAAGCGTCTCGAACGCCGCCCGCTGGATCTGCGCCGGCTCCCGCGGGTTGAGGCGGTCGAGCAGCCGCCGGACGTCGTTCGGCGAGGCCCCGGCGGCGAGCGTGCGAATCGCGGCGACCCGCTCGTCGAGCGGCCGATTCGGGTCGTCGACCGTGACCCGGGCCGTCGCGAGCAAATCCTCGAGGATCTCTGCGAGACCGTCGCCGTCGGCGAGTTCCTCCGCGATCGGGTTGCGGGAAGCCTTCAGACCCCGGGTGAGCTGCGTGAGCGCCGTCGCGGTCCGCGGGTCGCTGCCCGGCACGCGGGAGGTCGCCCGCAGCACGGCGGCGACCTCGGCGGGATCCGCCTGCAAGCCGACCAGTTCGGCCAGCGCCCCGACGGCCGCTTCCGCGTCTCCGTCCGGCTCCGCGGCGAGCCGGGCCGCGACGACCTGACCGGCTCCTGTCGACAGGGAGCTGAACGTCGCAAATCGCATCCACGGATCGTCGCCGAACCGGGCCAGCAACTCCGCGGCGATCGGGACGCGCCCAGCGGACGGAAACTCGCCGATCGTGAAGGCGAGCTGGAACCGGACGAGCGGATCGGGGTCGTCGAGGAGGGACGCCAATTGCTCGCGGATCGGCGTCGATTGCGGGAACCGCTCCGACAATCGCAGGGCGAACTCGCGGACGCGGGGATGCTCGTCCCGCAGCCCGGCGAGAACCGCGGACTCGTCGAGCAGGCCGAGGCCCTCGATCGCCGCGAGCGCATGAAGGCGGCCGAGCGGAAGGTCGCTCGTCCTCAATAATTTTTGGAGTGGACCGAACGCGCGCGGGTCCTGCCGTTCGTAGAGTAACCGGGCGGCGGTCTCCCGGTGCCACCCGTTGTCGTGGGCCAGCAGCGCGACCAGGTCCTCGGTCGCGGCGTCGGACAGAGTCGGCGCCGGCCGGTGTTGATAACCGTCGGGAACGATGCGGTAGAGCCGCCCTCGGTCGCGGCCGCTCGTTAGATCGAGATGACGTTTAATACTGTCCGGGAGCGACTTCGGGTGCTCGATCGTCTCGCGGCTCATGTCGAGGACGGACAGCCCGCCGTCCGGGGCGTCGGCGAACTGCACCGGCCGGAACCAGATGTCGTCGGAGGCGAGGAACTCGGTTCCCTCGTCAATGCGGCGGGCGACCGGCACGATTCCCTCGAACGACACCGTCTTGCGATGGACGAGGTTGCTGCCGACGTCGGCGACGAAGGCCCGTCCGCGCTCG
Coding sequences within:
- a CDS encoding peroxiredoxin family protein, whose product is MAYWGMAMANTSNRERAKGFIEKALAHKDGATKREARYLDALHAYHDAAQDDRRGRNQKYTEALEEIVLEHPDDLEAKAFLCLQIWLNDRAGIPVSSYLAADALLGEVFEARPLHPSHHYRIHLWDRKRPEKALASAALCGQSAPGVAHMWHMPGHIYSKLKRYDDAAWQQEASARVDHAQMMRDRVLPDRIHNFAHNNEWLIRNLVNLGRASDAIDLACNMTELPRHPEHNHFDKNGSARYGRRRLFETLSRFEMWDELLAYSETPYLGHVENLPEQVQRLRFVGRACFQSDRISRGEEQIAHLERMLADRESRRDEAVEKVAAEADEELSAGDLKKAQDRARQPFSSDITTIGKALDELRGHQAVLAGDAEAALDLFGKSGGVEAEFLVRAESAAGMTEAALKRARENVKKHEREAVPLAALVDALWTAGVREEAREQFQVLRRTARSADLDTKIMERLRPVAESLEIEGDWREGEPAGDVGDRPALDSLGPFRWAPGPASPWTLTDVDGKERSLADYRGRPVVVIFYLGSGCLHCVEQLQSFAPLTEKFRESGISLLAVSTDTPDSLAMSHLVYGDDPFPFPLVSDDTLEVFRKYRVYDDFEEKPLHGTFLIDGEGLIRWHDVSYEPFNRPEFLLEEASRLLEQSEAQVRTGAE
- a CDS encoding PVC-type heme-binding CxxCH protein; this encodes MQLLQRGAGGVAAPARVAAAILLAGAAFCPHAATVAQDEESQREDYAAELPRIPPRSPEEGLKSLRTLPGFRIDLVAAEPLVTDPVAMSFDADGRLYVVEMRDYSEQDQARLGRIRLLEDTDRDGTFDAATAFAEGLSWPTAVIAYDGGVFVGAPPLMLYLKDTTGDGRADERRVVFEGFDRSNVQGLMNSLRWGLDNRIHGATGTAGGTVVRPDAPDRTPVDLDGRDFSFDPRTLDLRAEPGGAQHGMGFDDWGRKFSSSNSDHLQYVVYRPRYAARFPELSAPRVRHSIAADGPQAPVFRRSPVEPWRTLRTRLRVAGAVPGPVEGGGTPAGYFTGATGATIYRGDAMPSERGRAFVADVGSNLVHRKTVSFEGIVPVARRIDEGTEFLASDDIWFRPVQFADAPDGGLSVLDMSRETIEHPKSLPDSIKRHLDLTSGRDRGRLYRIVPDGYQHRPAPTLSDAATEDLVALLAHDNGWHRETAARLLYERQDPRAFGPLQKLLRTSDLPLGRLHALAAIEGLGLLDESAVLAGLRDEHPRVREFALRLSERFPQSTPIREQLASLLDDPDPLVRFQLAFTIGEFPSAGRVPIAAELLARFGDDPWMRFATFSSLSTGAGQVVAARLAAEPDGDAEAAVGALAELVGLQADPAEVAAVLRATSRVPGSDPRTATALTQLTRGLKASRNPIAEELADGDGLAEILEDLLATARVTVDDPNRPLDERVAAIRTLAAGASPNDVRRLLDRLNPREPAQIQRAAFETLSALDDDALGEELVRRWPNLGPELQNAVFDTLLSRIQWNDALLTAIESGEVPRSRWSPERLRLHRLAVDAETAARIDAILAKVDVGSRAEALAQYGAALTRPGDAAAGRNVFLKHCATCHRVGEEGATIGPNLVAATARGRETLLVNVLDPNREANPEYLSYVALLEDGRTHTGLIVEQSATGVTLRRVDQPDLTIRRDEIELLQSSGLSLMPEGLEREITPQQMADLFAFLERSN